The Lacipirellula parvula genome window below encodes:
- a CDS encoding amidophosphoribosyltransferase codes for MSDELHHECGVVAVYHLQGDEISPLCPSQGPDEISRLMPRMLLDVQNRGQLSTGMTSYNPNRDQLLKTYRKLGTVSEAFRLNHKAKAESIQKSLTGRAAIGHVRYATCGEDDVSYAQPFERHHLQKRKWFSFAFNGQLSNYAALRDKLLAEDDHHLTRESDTEIIMHEISREMSGDRKPSLIEIMRAVSERFDGAYSLALLNAKGEMLIARDPLGVKPMCYAIEGPLLAAASESVALLNLGFQPESIRSLEAGEAITVIDNKISIERFVEKKRTAHCFFEWIYFANVASTMDDRSVYLSRTALGEELARMETIPPGDDLVVVPVPDTSKAAADSMAYSLGVPSVEGLIRNRYAGRTFIEGGAGRVAKAAAKYTPLPEVLSGKRVLLVEDSIVRSTTMRVLLDRIREVGGAKEIHVRVACPPIIAPCFYGIDMSRISELFAPRFLEKNLPSEEMFALMAAELGADSLRYLPVESISRAVGKPPEQLCRACITGDYPTPWGQKLYQVALDNYQTHADLAAERTYEAAATTAG; via the coding sequence ATGAGCGACGAACTCCACCACGAATGCGGCGTTGTCGCGGTCTATCACCTCCAGGGCGACGAGATCAGCCCGCTGTGCCCGTCGCAGGGGCCGGACGAGATTTCTCGGCTCATGCCGCGAATGCTGCTCGACGTGCAAAACCGCGGCCAGCTCTCGACCGGGATGACCTCGTACAATCCCAACCGCGACCAGTTGCTGAAGACCTATCGCAAGCTGGGAACGGTGAGCGAGGCGTTCCGCCTGAATCATAAGGCGAAGGCTGAAAGCATTCAGAAAAGCCTGACCGGCCGTGCGGCGATCGGCCACGTTCGTTACGCCACCTGCGGCGAAGACGACGTCAGCTACGCCCAGCCGTTCGAGCGTCACCACCTGCAAAAGCGGAAGTGGTTCAGCTTTGCGTTCAACGGGCAGCTGTCGAATTACGCCGCCTTGCGCGACAAGCTGCTGGCTGAAGATGATCACCATCTCACTCGCGAGAGTGACACCGAAATCATCATGCACGAGATCAGCCGCGAAATGTCGGGCGACCGCAAGCCGTCGTTGATCGAGATCATGCGGGCCGTTTCCGAGCGGTTCGACGGCGCCTACAGCCTGGCGTTGCTCAACGCCAAGGGCGAGATGCTGATCGCCCGCGATCCACTTGGCGTCAAACCGATGTGCTACGCCATCGAAGGCCCGCTGCTCGCCGCGGCGAGCGAGAGCGTCGCGCTGTTGAACCTCGGCTTTCAGCCCGAGTCGATCCGCTCGCTCGAAGCCGGCGAAGCGATCACGGTGATCGACAACAAGATTTCGATCGAGCGATTCGTTGAGAAGAAGCGGACGGCTCACTGCTTCTTCGAGTGGATCTACTTCGCCAACGTCGCCAGCACAATGGACGACCGCAGCGTTTACCTCTCGCGGACGGCGCTCGGCGAAGAGCTCGCACGGATGGAAACGATCCCGCCGGGCGACGATCTGGTCGTGGTGCCGGTTCCGGATACGAGCAAAGCCGCGGCAGACTCGATGGCCTATTCGCTGGGCGTGCCGAGCGTCGAGGGCCTTATTCGCAATCGTTACGCGGGCCGTACGTTCATCGAAGGTGGAGCGGGCCGCGTCGCTAAGGCGGCCGCGAAGTACACGCCGCTTCCCGAGGTTCTTTCCGGCAAGCGCGTCTTGCTGGTCGAAGATTCGATCGTCCGCAGCACGACGATGCGCGTGCTACTCGACCGCATTCGCGAGGTTGGCGGCGCTAAGGAAATCCACGTCCGCGTCGCTTGTCCGCCAATCATCGCCCCCTGCTTTTACGGCATCGACATGTCGCGGATCAGCGAGCTGTTCGCCCCGCGGTTCCTCGAAAAGAATCTCCCGAGCGAAGAGATGTTCGCCCTGATGGCAGCGGAACTGGGCGCCGATTCGCTCCGCTACCTGCCGGTTGAGTCGATTTCGCGAGCCGTCGGCAAACCGCCGGAGCAGCTCTGCCGGGCCTGCATCACCGGGGATTACCCGACGCCGTGGGGGCAGAAGCTATATCAGGTGGCGCTCGACAACTACCAAACGCACGCCGATCTGGCGGCGGAGCGGACCTACGAAGCGGCCGCGACGACGGCTGGCTAG
- a CDS encoding BBP7 family outer membrane beta-barrel protein — MTVRKLTRWLAACLLVAAGADRAAAQATDAWCEDCCEHDMQWFAPVDFDFDCEPIERGCGYGFSYDRLVWAITGERNRIGTDGTSNGSLAPWRQFLTGRFLADGTATPVMIAPPNLLGGLDSAPPDAVFDWGHRYNFSYYNGDEAWNINVLDGPTFANQQLYGSATEDTIYGSTMVVFDDPQNLMVGWIDTVGPSGGAYQPDGIADDIDGDGQFGPDGYDLEDPGRQPDSILADDQRGDFDDLVTLPVSFRFLGVRQATQTRGLELMRTHRLSNLHKMTKDQSNTVEIGAGVRYFRMRDDFDVAGVGGTLGTSFWNTRVTNNLIGPQISAQWNHQRKRWNLGVGGRFMFAYNVQNFQQDTALGQDLVPGQYNRPLYMVTTVTDHGKQENDFSPTAELRADLNYQLTRAIALRIGYTALFIDNVSRASSQVRYELPRMGFIDDQAGKQNVFMNGANFGFDVNF; from the coding sequence ATGACTGTACGAAAGCTAACTCGCTGGCTCGCTGCTTGTTTACTGGTCGCCGCTGGCGCTGACCGCGCCGCCGCTCAGGCCACGGACGCCTGGTGCGAAGATTGCTGCGAGCATGATATGCAGTGGTTCGCTCCGGTCGACTTCGACTTCGATTGCGAGCCGATCGAGCGTGGTTGCGGTTATGGTTTCAGCTATGACCGCCTGGTCTGGGCGATCACCGGCGAACGGAACCGCATCGGCACCGACGGAACGAGCAACGGGTCGCTGGCGCCATGGCGTCAGTTCCTCACCGGCCGCTTCCTTGCCGACGGCACCGCCACGCCAGTCATGATCGCACCGCCGAATCTGCTCGGCGGTCTCGACTCGGCTCCGCCGGACGCCGTGTTCGATTGGGGGCACCGCTATAACTTCAGCTACTACAACGGCGACGAGGCGTGGAATATCAACGTCCTCGACGGTCCGACCTTCGCCAACCAACAGCTTTACGGGTCGGCGACGGAAGACACGATCTATGGTTCGACGATGGTCGTGTTCGACGATCCTCAGAACTTGATGGTCGGCTGGATCGACACCGTCGGTCCGAGCGGCGGCGCCTACCAACCGGATGGCATCGCCGACGACATCGACGGCGACGGGCAGTTCGGTCCTGACGGCTACGATCTCGAAGATCCAGGTCGTCAGCCGGACAGCATCTTGGCCGACGATCAACGCGGCGACTTCGACGACTTGGTGACCTTGCCGGTGAGCTTCCGGTTCCTCGGCGTGCGTCAGGCCACTCAGACTCGCGGCCTCGAACTGATGCGGACCCATCGTCTGAGCAACCTGCACAAGATGACGAAAGATCAGAGCAACACGGTGGAAATTGGCGCCGGCGTTCGCTACTTCCGGATGCGGGACGACTTCGACGTCGCCGGCGTCGGCGGAACCTTGGGCACCAGCTTCTGGAACACCCGGGTGACGAATAACCTCATCGGTCCGCAGATCTCGGCTCAATGGAACCACCAACGCAAGCGGTGGAACTTGGGCGTCGGCGGCCGGTTCATGTTTGCTTACAACGTGCAAAACTTCCAGCAAGATACCGCCCTTGGCCAAGACTTGGTCCCTGGCCAATACAACCGACCGCTGTACATGGTCACGACGGTCACGGACCACGGCAAGCAGGAGAACGACTTCTCTCCGACCGCGGAATTGCGAGCCGACCTGAACTATCAACTTACTCGGGCAATCGCCTTGCGAATTGGCTACACGGCGCTGTTCATCGACAACGTCAGCCGGGCGTCAAGCCAAGTTCGCTACGAACTGCCGCGGATGGGTTTCATCGACGACCAAGCAGGCAAGCAGAATGTGTTCATGAACGGCGCCAACTTCGGCTTCGACGTGAACTTCTAA
- a CDS encoding 3-hydroxyacyl-ACP dehydratase FabZ family protein has protein sequence MPAQELIVDPAEIDFSRIVADLDEIRQYIPQRFAMEQLTAIVVDDVERKVCVGYRDLTDQEFWVSGHMPAYPLLPGVIMCEAAAQVLSFHVQKNDLSGVEVVGFGGLDKVKFRGVVRPGDRLMVAIQVTKFRRGRMVVCKFQEFVGTTLVCEGELTGIALPPDIFDYGKPAK, from the coding sequence GTGCCGGCTCAAGAACTGATCGTCGATCCGGCAGAGATCGACTTCAGCCGAATCGTTGCCGACCTCGATGAGATTCGGCAATACATTCCACAGCGCTTCGCGATGGAGCAGCTCACGGCGATCGTCGTCGACGACGTCGAGCGCAAAGTCTGCGTCGGCTACCGCGACCTCACGGACCAAGAGTTCTGGGTGAGCGGCCACATGCCGGCGTACCCGCTGTTGCCGGGCGTGATCATGTGCGAAGCGGCGGCGCAGGTGCTGTCGTTCCATGTGCAGAAGAACGACCTGTCGGGCGTCGAGGTGGTCGGCTTCGGCGGACTCGACAAAGTGAAGTTCCGCGGCGTGGTTCGCCCCGGCGACCGGTTGATGGTTGCGATCCAGGTGACCAAATTCCGCCGCGGGCGAATGGTCGTTTGCAAGTTCCAGGAATTCGTCGGCACGACGCTCGTCTGCGAAGGCGAACTGACCGGCATCGCCCTGCCGCCGGATATCTTCGACTACGGTAAGCCGGCGAAGTAA
- a CDS encoding 50S ribosomal protein bL37 — translation MAKPGRKVKKANHGKRPACSRPRKNRRQQVKT, via the coding sequence ATGGCCAAGCCAGGTCGTAAGGTGAAGAAAGCCAATCACGGCAAGCGTCCCGCTTGCAGCCGCCCCCGCAAGAACCGTCGCCAACAGGTGAAGACCTAG
- a CDS encoding serine hydrolase translates to MSEADQQMQARLQAIADGVDGTFGLVVEDLAGEHAFAVNSGRHFTQASCIKTPILMEVLKQAHEGKFALTDRVRVEQQDKTTGSGVLFELGNGSVELSIEDLCVLMILLSDNTATNLLIDRVGMENVTATMESIGCGQTVLRRRMMDMAAAARGEENRSTPADAARIMRLLKEGKFVNQAVSDHALAILRKSKSGAIRSTVPLSVPVPFKPGELPGLLTEWALVELPERPYIVIAMGTYNPKTSTDDDLDAAMKLVGKEAYKFFKSVK, encoded by the coding sequence ATGAGCGAGGCGGATCAGCAGATGCAAGCGCGGTTACAGGCGATCGCCGATGGCGTCGACGGGACGTTCGGCCTCGTCGTCGAGGATCTCGCCGGCGAGCATGCGTTTGCGGTGAACTCCGGCCGCCACTTCACGCAAGCGAGTTGCATCAAGACTCCCATTCTGATGGAAGTCCTCAAGCAAGCGCATGAGGGGAAATTCGCTCTCACCGATCGCGTGCGGGTCGAGCAGCAAGACAAAACGACCGGCAGCGGCGTGTTGTTTGAGCTTGGCAACGGCTCGGTCGAGCTGAGCATCGAAGATCTCTGCGTGCTGATGATTCTGCTCAGTGACAACACCGCGACGAATCTGCTGATCGACAGGGTCGGCATGGAGAACGTCACCGCGACGATGGAATCGATCGGCTGCGGACAGACGGTGCTGCGGCGGCGGATGATGGACATGGCCGCGGCGGCTCGCGGCGAGGAGAATCGCTCGACGCCCGCCGACGCCGCCCGCATCATGCGGCTGCTCAAAGAGGGAAAATTCGTCAACCAGGCAGTGAGCGACCACGCCCTCGCGATTCTCCGCAAATCGAAGTCGGGCGCCATTCGTTCGACGGTCCCGTTGAGCGTGCCGGTGCCGTTCAAACCGGGCGAACTGCCGGGGCTGCTCACCGAGTGGGCGCTCGTGGAACTTCCCGAACGGCCCTACATCGTCATCGCCATGGGAACGTACAACCCTAAAACGAGCACCGACGACGACCTCGACGCCGCCATGAAACTAGTCGGCAAAGAGGCATACAAATTCTTCAAGAGCGTCAAATAG
- the trmB gene encoding tRNA (guanosine(46)-N7)-methyltransferase TrmB, with amino-acid sequence MGRRALPKIDQTLDLSRHFYKVETLPAPWDPVAIFGREAPLEIELGSGKGLFLQNAAMGTPERNFLGVEVAYKYAKFIGHRLAKRGITNAIAVHGDGLKMFREQVPDASLAAVHVYFPDPWWKARHHKRRVMNESFLEDVVRTLQPGGKLHFWTDVKDYFDSALELIAQVTPLVGPLAVPEREAEHDLDFRTHFERRTRLHGEPVYRSEFVKQ; translated from the coding sequence ATGGGCCGCCGTGCTCTTCCGAAAATCGATCAAACGCTCGACCTGTCGCGGCATTTCTACAAGGTCGAGACGCTGCCCGCGCCGTGGGATCCGGTGGCCATTTTCGGCCGCGAGGCGCCGCTGGAGATCGAACTCGGCAGCGGCAAGGGGCTCTTCCTGCAGAACGCGGCGATGGGAACGCCCGAGCGGAATTTTCTCGGCGTGGAAGTCGCCTACAAGTACGCCAAGTTTATTGGCCATCGCCTCGCGAAGCGCGGCATCACGAACGCCATCGCGGTTCATGGCGATGGGCTGAAGATGTTCCGCGAGCAGGTGCCGGACGCCTCGCTCGCCGCCGTTCACGTTTACTTCCCCGATCCGTGGTGGAAGGCTCGGCATCACAAACGCCGTGTGATGAACGAATCGTTCCTCGAAGACGTCGTTCGCACGCTCCAGCCGGGCGGCAAGCTTCACTTCTGGACCGACGTGAAGGATTACTTTGACTCGGCCCTGGAACTGATCGCCCAGGTGACGCCGCTCGTGGGGCCGCTGGCCGTCCCTGAGCGCGAGGCTGAGCACGATCTCGACTTCCGCACGCACTTCGAACGCCGCACGCGGCTGCACGGCGAGCCGGTTTACCGCTCTGAGTTCGTGAAGCAGTAA